GAATTCCCTTCGGGGGTCCGTCGTTCCGTCGTCCCATCGGTACGAGGCGGATGCCTGCGCGACATCCACGATCTTCACGCTCCCCCCGCAAATGGGTCTGTCGGGTCCGAGCTCCGCGACCGGGGCGGGAGCATATCCGATGTCGATCCGTGCACTGTCCATGCAATGCAGGTTGGCGGTCGTGACGGAGTAGGTTCCGGCGGCGGCCACCCTGTATGAGCCTCCGCCGGAACCGTCTCCCCAGCGGATGTCCTGTCCGGGAATGGCCGGAGCCAGTTCGAGTGTCTCGCCGAAGCAGAGGGTGGTGTCGTTTCCGAGGAAGGCCACCGGTACGGGAACCCGGGTGATGTCCACCGAATCGTGGAAGTTCCCGCAGGCGTTGGAAACCGATACGGAGTATGTGCCTGTCGTCCCGACTTCGAGGGAGGTCAGGTCCGATCCATCTTGCCATCGGTACTCCCGAGCATCCACCATCGGGTCCAGGACCATCGGCTCCCCTTCGCAGGGGAGGCTGTCGGGCCCCAGATCGGGGGCAAGTGGGGTGTCGAATTCCAGGCGCACGGTGTCCGAGGCACTTCCGCAGAAGTTGGAGAGGGTGAGATGGAAGGTTCCGGTCCATGCCGCGGGGAACCTACTGCCGGTTGCGCCATTCTGCCAGGCGTATTGCGAGAAGCCGTTACTGGAGAATGCGGCTGCCAGCCAGAGGGTGTCCCCTTCGCAGAGGATGGAGTCCGGGCCGAGGTCCACCCAGGGGTCCTCCTCGAACAGGACGGTGAGGGTGTCGAGGAAGGTTCCGCAGAGATTGGCGGCCTCTACGATGTAGGTTCCCTGCTGGGTGACGGTGAGGGTGCTGTCGGAGGATCCGTCCGTCCAGAGGTAGGTCCCGAGATCGATGGATCCGTCCAGTACGATGGTATCCAAGGCGCAGAGCCATCGATCCGGTCCGAGCTCTGGAGGGGCAGGATTGACGACCCTCAAGTGTACCGTGTCGCGCACTGCGCCGCATATTCCGTAAGTTTCCACCCAGTAGGTCCCTGTCTGTGATGCGGCGAAGGTGTCCGCGGAGGATCCATCCGACCATAGGTACTGGATGAGGGAGTCCTGTGTGACGGACCAGGTCATGGGGGCATCCCATTGGCAGAGGGAGGTGTCGATCCCGAGATCCGCCCTTGGGGTCGGGTCCACCCATATCGAGTCCCTGACCGTATCGGCCTCCGGACATCCGAGATACACCCATGCCTCGATCTCGTGCCAACCGTGTTGCTGGAAGGCATACCGTGCGGTATCGGCGAGCATGGATACCATGTTTCCGTCGGTGATCCACCAGCGGATGGAGTCGGGGGGACGCATGGTGTAGTCGAGGCTCATCGACACCGTGTCGCCATCGCAGATGGGGGCACCCGCGGAGTCAGGTTGAATCTGGACCACACGGGGCCGGAAGTACATGGCGGGAAAGAAGGGGAGGATGCCCCTGGAACCATATGGGCCGAACGTCATAGTGTCAGCAACGAATCCACATCCTGGGCCGACCACATCGGGATTTGGGATGTGGGATACAGGAGAAAAGTGCAATGGAATAGGATCATTATGGGGATCGTACCATCCAAGGTACATCGATGCAAGATAGACATGCCCATCAGGACTTAATTGAATAGCCCAATATTTGTGATTGTGGGGAGTGAAAGGGGTATTGGTGATAAGCGTATCCACATGGATGACCTGGATGGAGTTCTGGATGGCGGTCTGGGTGGGGAGTTTCGCCTCCAGCTGGTGGACGACATTGTCAAACCAGGCAGTATAATAAAGTAGTTCCCCGTTCGGGGAGAATGCCACATGCCAAATATTTGAGAGCGGATCGGATATGACGGGTACTATGTAAGTCGGAAGTCCGAAGGAACCGTTGGTATTGTCGAAATCCATCAAGTACAGTTCGTTGTTTGGGAATGCACAGGCCATCGCGACCCTGTCCCCCTGCGGATTTGCCCGCATGGTGTAATCCTTAACGTCATCGTAATTCAGACTAAAATTAGGAATGGTTCCATTGGTGGGGGAGATGACCGGAGTCTGCGAAATTCCGGAAGCCGAGACTAGATATGAATGGAATTCCCCATTTCCGACATCGAAATTGACGATCCAGAAGTCCGTCCCGTTGGCATGGCGTATGACTGTCGCGGCGTGCGATGATCGGTCATTTATATGGAAGGATCCTCCGGGCACAAGGCCTCCATTTCCGCCATTGAGGGACCTGTCGAAGATCTGGTATCTCAGATCAGGGAGGAGTTTGTCATACAAGAAGGGGACATAATAAGGGAGAGAATCTTTTGGTCTTTCCGCCCTGATGAGATAATACCGGTCAGGATTCCCGGGGTCCGGGCAGTTGAAGTAG
This portion of the Pontibacter sp. G13 genome encodes:
- a CDS encoding gliding motility-associated C-terminal domain-containing protein; the encoded protein is MHTDHTSQRLLPQIILTLICIIAGIGPLQVHAQGEVQNWVLPTKAGMSFQQGAAPIPIPYFGSTTSYSIGRFSGFSLSDPCGNLMLYWRRDTLWNASHQVLTYTTPTGGENHSYFNCPDPGNPDRYYLIRAERPKDSLPYYVPFLYDKLLPDLRYQIFDRSLNGGNGGLVPGGSFHINDRSSHAATVIRHANGTDFWIVNFDVGNGEFHSYLVSASGISQTPVISPTNGTIPNFSLNYDDVKDYTMRANPQGDRVAMACAFPNNELYLMDFDNTNGSFGLPTYIVPVISDPLSNIWHVAFSPNGELLYYTAWFDNVVHQLEAKLPTQTAIQNSIQVIHVDTLITNTPFTPHNHKYWAIQLSPDGHVYLASMYLGWYDPHNDPIPLHFSPVSHIPNPDVVGPGCGFVADTMTFGPYGSRGILPFFPAMYFRPRVVQIQPDSAGAPICDGDTVSMSLDYTMRPPDSIRWWITDGNMVSMLADTARYAFQQHGWHEIEAWVYLGCPEADTVRDSIWVDPTPRADLGIDTSLCQWDAPMTWSVTQDSLIQYLWSDGSSADTFAASQTGTYWVETYGICGAVRDTVHLRVVNPAPPELGPDRWLCALDTIVLDGSIDLGTYLWTDGSSDSTLTVTQQGTYIVEAANLCGTFLDTLTVLFEEDPWVDLGPDSILCEGDTLWLAAAFSSNGFSQYAWQNGATGSRFPAAWTGTFHLTLSNFCGSASDTVRLEFDTPLAPDLGPDSLPCEGEPMVLDPMVDAREYRWQDGSDLTSLEVGTTGTYSVSVSNACGNFHDSVDITRVPVPVAFLGNDTTLCFGETLELAPAIPGQDIRWGDGSGGGSYRVAAAGTYSVTTANLHCMDSARIDIGYAPAPVAELGPDRPICGGSVKIVDVAQASASYRWDDGTTDPRREFTEGGTYWVAVTTACATAADTLILEGLPRPMVELGPDAVLCQGDSIRFDVRMEGASYEWADGFSGGIRTIRNPGYLHVTLHSVCGSASDERFLHPGVQPEIRLEGDSVACEGTPVRIRAWSSDDITWPDGSGGEYFLWEAPGPVWASAWNECGTDADTLLIRRIPCGCPVTVPNAFSPNGDGPNETISPIHGGCSFTRYRWQVFARNGQLLFSTQDPSAVWDGTHRGAPLPQGAYAWTLDFGLEDGTTRGMGGVMTLIR